Proteins co-encoded in one Halorussus vallis genomic window:
- a CDS encoding DUF932 domain-containing protein, with product MREQTYTFDDLDQLYETADQLPQVERHDVYARNEELDEWKKVPWRDSLWTDTGELSGEVSAFEDFYNVIQYGEILDTVGRRLEHHHVEPEGRVSLSPNSHKMTAKIGLGDVVEPREGDEVALQLHARSGHSGYHGLKYSIGAERLICSNGMTGFISEQSYEQTHSERFKPQLAYHAVDSMIEGADTVENRLKEAQEERLLNQDEALLVLHDLGIDRYFENPTADLVNALYEEVEDLEKPSLYETFNAATYALTHLSTDVPEYVLDDGLEQASQLLDQGNNVPDAKELGRGVVENRVQHLVDADNPDEEEYWEGETESLRELMKKHEIQA from the coding sequence ATGCGAGAACAGACCTATACTTTCGACGACTTAGACCAACTATACGAAACCGCAGACCAACTACCACAGGTTGAACGCCACGACGTCTACGCCCGAAACGAGGAGCTCGATGAATGGAAAAAGGTGCCGTGGAGAGACAGCCTCTGGACCGATACTGGCGAACTCTCCGGTGAAGTATCTGCGTTTGAAGACTTCTACAACGTGATTCAGTACGGTGAGATACTGGATACGGTCGGCCGCCGGTTAGAGCATCACCATGTTGAGCCGGAGGGACGTGTCTCGCTTTCACCGAACAGCCATAAGATGACGGCGAAGATCGGGCTAGGCGACGTTGTTGAGCCGCGGGAAGGTGATGAGGTTGCGTTACAGCTTCACGCGCGGAGCGGTCACTCAGGCTACCATGGTTTGAAGTACAGTATCGGCGCTGAACGCCTGATTTGTAGCAACGGGATGACCGGGTTCATCTCAGAACAAAGCTATGAGCAGACCCACAGTGAGCGGTTCAAACCGCAGTTAGCCTACCATGCCGTTGACTCAATGATTGAAGGTGCGGACACCGTGGAGAACCGGTTGAAAGAAGCCCAAGAAGAACGGTTGTTGAACCAAGATGAGGCGTTACTGGTGCTTCACGACTTAGGCATAGACCGATACTTTGAGAATCCGACCGCAGACCTAGTAAACGCACTGTATGAGGAGGTCGAAGACTTAGAGAAACCGTCACTCTACGAAACCTTTAACGCCGCAACCTACGCCTTGACACACCTCTCTACTGATGTACCGGAATACGTGTTGGACGACGGCTTAGAACAGGCATCACAGCTTCTAGACCAAGGAAACAATGTCCCTGATGCAAAAGAACTCGGAAGAGGCGTGGTGGAAAACCGAGTCCAACACTTGGTTGACGCAGATAATCCGGACGAAGAAGAGTACTGGGAGGGCGAAACCGAGAGTCTTCGAGAATTGATGAAAAAACACGAGATACAAGCCTGA
- a CDS encoding Cdc6/Cdc18 family protein: MFDNTSTSSGIIYSERYLNGEASLQPTGRDKEIHAIRDGVRPLIKRNTPETLLVYGTPGTGKTVCVNHVFGALDRETSVKTIQINCWQYSTRPALLTELLIQLGYPAPRKGKPVDELLSKLREWLQKNRSVAVSLDEFDQLQDKTEVAYDLYMLSQQTENKLGLIMISNLPPDELLLDSRSWSRLNCRTIEFEPYTAGQLEEILQDVVEQAFKSGTVNSEVIEAIAEQVADNTGDCRQAFEQLLQAGRRATQNGARKITEQDLAKVDD; this comes from the coding sequence ATGTTCGACAACACCTCTACTAGCAGCGGCATCATCTATTCAGAACGCTACCTAAACGGTGAAGCCAGCCTCCAGCCCACAGGTCGTGATAAGGAAATCCATGCAATCCGTGATGGGGTCCGCCCACTGATTAAACGCAATACCCCTGAAACCCTGCTTGTCTACGGGACGCCTGGAACCGGTAAAACCGTATGTGTCAACCATGTGTTCGGCGCACTTGACCGTGAAACGAGCGTGAAAACTATCCAGATCAACTGTTGGCAGTACTCTACTCGTCCTGCGTTACTCACCGAACTGCTGATTCAGCTCGGATATCCAGCACCGCGGAAAGGCAAACCGGTCGACGAACTGCTCTCCAAACTCCGTGAATGGCTTCAGAAAAACCGGAGTGTCGCCGTATCGCTTGATGAGTTTGATCAGTTGCAGGACAAGACCGAGGTTGCGTACGACCTCTACATGCTGAGCCAGCAAACCGAGAATAAACTTGGACTAATCATGATATCCAATCTTCCACCAGATGAACTCTTGCTCGACTCACGGAGCTGGAGCCGGCTCAACTGCCGAACAATCGAGTTTGAACCCTACACTGCTGGCCAACTCGAAGAAATCCTTCAGGACGTCGTGGAACAGGCGTTCAAATCCGGGACAGTCAACAGCGAAGTGATTGAAGCTATCGCAGAACAGGTCGCGGACAATACAGGGGATTGCCGACAAGCCTTCGAACAACTGCTTCAGGCCGGACGACGAGCGACGCAAAATGGTGCACGCAAAATCACAGAACAGGATCTTGCCAAAGTAGACGATTAA
- a CDS encoding restriction endonuclease subunit S has translation MTSEQRTLSDLEEDKDSRSKPYILRRQGVEKPNNWKTVLLGDLLELEYGSSLPKKEREDGPYPVFGSNGRSGWHSDYHIEAPGIIVGRKGVNLGIEWSDEDFNVIDTAYYINRDSLQTASINLRFLYYNLLDFDLDRLKSGSAVPGLNRNDFYEETIAVPPLNEQRKIAAILENIDRRIETNNEITELLEEMSQTLFKRRFVSFDEYEGEMEYDEDLENKIPSKWEKKSLEDIADFLNGKAWQQFESEEDENNLPVIKIKELRNGVTEDSDRVNESICPNEYIIEDGRVIFSWSASLVLDLWTEDKAFLNQHLFKVTSEDYPRWFFYEWINYHIQRFREIAEAKKTTMGHIKRSDLKEAKVIVPPRNELESTSKEIEPIFKTIINRRVENRNLENLRETLLPKLMSGEVRVNDINIEDLEVNNEV, from the coding sequence TTGACCTCAGAACAACGCACCCTCTCCGATCTTGAAGAGGATAAAGATAGCCGCAGCAAGCCCTATATTCTGCGGCGACAAGGGGTTGAAAAACCAAATAACTGGAAAACCGTCCTCTTAGGCGACCTCTTGGAATTAGAGTATGGTTCATCTCTACCGAAAAAAGAAAGGGAAGACGGCCCCTATCCGGTCTTCGGTTCCAATGGCCGCTCAGGGTGGCACTCGGATTACCACATCGAAGCACCGGGCATCATTGTCGGGAGGAAGGGCGTGAATTTAGGAATCGAATGGAGTGATGAAGATTTCAACGTTATTGACACTGCCTACTATATAAACCGCGATTCTCTTCAGACAGCATCTATTAATCTTAGATTCTTGTACTACAATCTGCTTGACTTTGACCTAGACCGTCTTAAAAGCGGGTCGGCAGTTCCTGGCCTAAATAGAAATGACTTCTACGAGGAGACAATCGCAGTACCGCCTCTAAACGAACAAAGAAAGATCGCAGCTATACTTGAGAATATAGATCGTAGAATCGAAACCAATAATGAGATTACTGAACTTCTAGAAGAGATGTCTCAAACCCTATTCAAAAGGCGATTCGTAAGTTTCGACGAATATGAGGGTGAGATGGAATACGACGAAGACCTCGAGAACAAGATACCGTCTAAGTGGGAGAAGAAATCTTTGGAGGATATTGCGGACTTTTTGAACGGCAAAGCTTGGCAACAGTTTGAATCAGAAGAGGATGAGAACAACCTTCCGGTGATAAAGATTAAGGAACTGAGAAATGGTGTAACCGAAGATAGTGACCGAGTTAATGAATCTATATGTCCTAACGAATATATTATCGAAGACGGTAGGGTTATTTTCTCCTGGTCGGCTAGTCTCGTTTTAGACCTGTGGACGGAGGACAAGGCATTCCTTAATCAGCACTTGTTTAAAGTAACATCTGAAGACTATCCTCGTTGGTTCTTTTACGAGTGGATTAACTATCATATCCAGAGATTTCGAGAGATAGCCGAGGCTAAAAAGACTACAATGGGACACATTAAAAGAAGCGACCTTAAAGAAGCAAAAGTCATAGTACCGCCAAGAAACGAATTAGAGAGTACTTCCAAAGAGATAGAGCCAATCTTTAAGACCATCATTAATAGACGGGTTGAAAACAGAAACCTAGAGAACCTACGAGAAACTCTACTTCCGAAGCTGATGTCTGGTGAGGTCAGGGTAAATGACATAAATATCGAGGATTTAGAAGTTAATAACGAGGTTTAA
- a CDS encoding Cdc6/Cdc18 family protein has protein sequence MTDIIDTAGPLSRTYLPAQLIDREPEQETLSEAFAADTETRLQHLHLYGPRGAGKTHLVKQFLTTFPSTVTTCYVSGRPHDTQYKALERLLQQLTGESVGTGHHVADLQRRIEQTLTLETVIVLDEVDFLLLNDGDDLLYFLTRLENTAVITVSANHRSLQPELDDRTYSSFRPQILSLNPYTVSQVQQILGDRARRALQPESVERTALSRIASTTSNIAIGLCWLRAAAEATDDTVTRDLIDEVQSAGYAKYVTELLDDFTPHHRRLYETIDLLSQDWDPVVSGTVYEAYRRRCIDADVTPLSERRISDFLVHLEFLGLIEATYHYGGNKGKTREIRLVDWSGDPPSKDTSSEED, from the coding sequence ATGACCGATATTATCGATACCGCTGGTCCGTTGTCCCGTACGTACCTTCCCGCCCAACTCATTGATAGAGAACCGGAACAGGAAACACTGTCAGAGGCATTCGCGGCTGACACCGAAACACGACTCCAGCACCTCCATCTCTACGGACCCCGTGGAGCCGGGAAAACCCACTTGGTCAAACAATTTCTCACGACGTTTCCATCAACCGTGACCACCTGCTACGTCTCCGGACGACCACACGACACCCAGTACAAAGCCTTAGAGCGACTGCTCCAACAGTTGACCGGTGAATCCGTCGGGACCGGCCACCATGTCGCTGATCTCCAGCGCCGGATTGAACAGACGCTGACCTTGGAGACTGTGATCGTTCTTGACGAAGTTGACTTCCTTCTCTTGAATGATGGCGATGATCTGCTCTACTTCTTGACCCGGTTGGAGAACACCGCAGTCATAACGGTTTCAGCCAACCACCGGAGTCTACAGCCGGAGTTAGATGATCGGACCTACAGCTCATTTCGGCCCCAGATTCTCAGCCTTAACCCATACACCGTCAGTCAGGTCCAGCAGATACTCGGCGACCGTGCACGCCGCGCACTCCAACCCGAGTCAGTGGAACGAACCGCGCTCTCCCGGATTGCATCAACCACCTCGAACATCGCAATTGGGTTATGCTGGCTACGAGCCGCCGCAGAAGCAACCGATGATACAGTTACACGCGATCTCATAGACGAGGTTCAATCCGCGGGCTATGCAAAGTACGTTACTGAGCTACTGGACGACTTCACACCCCACCATAGACGGCTCTACGAAACCATCGATCTACTCAGCCAAGACTGGGACCCGGTGGTCTCAGGAACCGTATATGAAGCCTATCGGAGACGATGTATCGATGCCGATGTCACACCGTTAAGTGAGCGACGTATCAGCGACTTCCTAGTCCATCTTGAATTCCTCGGACTGATCGAGGCCACCTACCACTACGGCGGTAACAAAGGCAAAACACGGGAAATCCGGCTTGTTGACTGGAGCGGCGACCCACCATCTAAAGACACATCATCGGAAGAAGACTGA
- a CDS encoding helicase HerA domain-containing protein — MTRSIDTPEIEVRRPYLIVDHRAVMAVLEVSPVNLDLKTDRDHEVLHQVFQTVLDTISYPLYIYSRQTPADLDDYVDMVKSNPGHSELRSEYTEYCQRIAVDGFVRTDHFVVIRVVGGKYENTGKELYRRLQEVKSAFAGSEFEVSQITGDALHQFASQVINPAPEPSEHYCATANHDFDEYRKLVYIDEYPSEIEFGWPRYLLRVDGLVDVLQVVQPVNVDKAVRKLRRHSETLDAEIAAFLAQGHKGVNELERALDDAEWFLDLLARQDCNPLKYGAYVTAHGPTSEETDATFDRVTTQLGALQLRFQEPGFRNDHAYYTDSPFYDDRLNETLLMPSVSAATGLPFGTQPFSGTTGVLYGVDAADRTPILVNRFGWDSHSMAVMGTLGSGKSYLAHLELLRSILVYPDIQIIVVDPKKEYRQTVEALGGDHRFVVHGKEYSFDKQVVGFEVEERGEFENVAALVDLVRQIYSATSQNQQRTIVLIDEARLLLKDDAGRHVLNQFVLEARDINVAVHLVTQSWSHFADSAEGSNILNHVPGKLFFRHEDAPDSPILSRQEELDIQGLRSGEEASYSEAYLHVSNAVHTKLQIGSTALEHRIFDSEPKQHEQLEAVE; from the coding sequence ATGACCCGGTCTATCGACACCCCGGAAATTGAGGTCCGGCGGCCATACCTCATCGTTGACCATCGTGCTGTCATGGCCGTTCTGGAGGTGTCGCCGGTGAATCTTGACCTGAAAACCGATCGGGACCACGAAGTGCTCCATCAGGTCTTCCAAACGGTTCTGGACACCATCTCGTATCCCCTCTACATCTATTCGCGGCAGACACCGGCAGACCTAGACGACTACGTCGACATGGTCAAGAGCAACCCCGGCCATTCCGAGCTCCGATCTGAGTACACAGAGTATTGTCAACGGATTGCTGTGGACGGCTTCGTCCGAACGGACCACTTCGTCGTTATTCGAGTAGTTGGTGGGAAGTACGAAAATACAGGAAAAGAGCTGTACCGCCGACTTCAGGAGGTAAAATCGGCGTTCGCTGGAAGCGAGTTTGAGGTCTCGCAGATCACAGGAGATGCTCTCCACCAGTTCGCAAGCCAGGTAATCAACCCTGCTCCGGAGCCGTCAGAACACTACTGTGCGACCGCAAACCACGACTTCGATGAGTACCGGAAGTTAGTGTACATCGACGAGTACCCCTCGGAGATCGAGTTCGGCTGGCCGCGTTACCTCCTTCGGGTTGACGGCCTCGTTGATGTTCTACAGGTGGTTCAACCGGTGAACGTGGATAAAGCGGTTCGGAAGCTCCGGCGTCACTCCGAGACGTTGGATGCCGAGATCGCCGCCTTTCTTGCTCAAGGTCATAAAGGAGTCAACGAGCTTGAACGAGCGCTCGACGACGCTGAATGGTTCCTTGATCTGCTGGCGCGACAGGACTGTAACCCGCTCAAGTACGGTGCCTACGTCACAGCACACGGCCCAACCTCCGAGGAGACGGACGCAACCTTCGACCGGGTGACAACCCAACTTGGCGCACTTCAACTTAGGTTTCAGGAGCCTGGATTCCGGAACGACCACGCCTACTATACAGACTCCCCATTCTACGATGATCGGCTTAACGAGACGCTGTTGATGCCTTCAGTATCGGCAGCAACGGGACTGCCATTTGGCACCCAGCCGTTCAGCGGTACGACCGGCGTGCTGTATGGGGTTGACGCGGCAGATAGGACTCCTATACTGGTTAACCGGTTTGGCTGGGATTCCCACTCGATGGCCGTAATGGGCACCCTCGGGTCAGGGAAGAGTTATTTGGCTCATCTGGAGCTACTGCGGTCAATACTGGTCTATCCCGATATCCAGATTATCGTGGTTGATCCGAAGAAGGAGTACCGTCAGACGGTCGAAGCACTCGGCGGTGACCACCGGTTCGTTGTCCACGGGAAAGAGTACTCGTTCGATAAGCAGGTCGTGGGCTTCGAAGTCGAGGAACGGGGAGAGTTTGAGAACGTGGCGGCGTTGGTCGATCTTGTCCGTCAAATCTACTCTGCGACCTCGCAAAACCAGCAGCGAACCATCGTGTTAATCGATGAAGCCCGGCTTCTTCTCAAGGACGATGCGGGACGTCACGTCCTGAATCAGTTCGTGCTTGAAGCCCGAGACATCAATGTCGCTGTCCATTTAGTGACCCAGAGTTGGTCTCATTTCGCCGATTCCGCCGAGGGAAGTAATATCCTCAATCATGTTCCCGGCAAACTCTTCTTCCGTCACGAGGATGCACCGGACTCCCCTATCTTGTCTCGACAAGAGGAATTGGATATCCAGGGGTTGCGAAGCGGGGAAGAGGCCAGCTACAGTGAGGCATATCTGCACGTCTCAAACGCCGTCCACACCAAGCTCCAAATTGGGTCGACCGCACTGGAACACCGGATTTTCGACAGCGAGCCGAAACAGCACGAACAATTGGAGGCGGTAGAATGA
- a CDS encoding type I restriction-modification system subunit M, which yields MAIAGDSNGELEKKLWETAEKLRGPVDPSEYKDFALGLLFLKSMSDSFEDRRKELGEKTRDPDSRYYTEDEKEREYILTDKDEYKRENVFYLPEETRWQYFVNNATDPQIGKKIDDAMRAIEDENPRLKGILPKGYSRSSLSSNSSDALEGLINLFADIDMEGENGEQDEDIFGRIYEYFIKQFAMEGGQKGGEFYTPKSVVELMVEILEPYEGRIFDPFSGSGGMFVQSQKFIESHGGDTDKISIYGQEVKENTLQISKMNLYLRGIDGNIKQGDSILNDQHKGLEADYIITNPPFNMSEWGKDSIADDDPRFKYGMPPSNNANYAFIQHMIHHLNDTGMAATVMANGAMSSQNSEGDIRKEIIEDDLLDAVIALPNELFYTTSIPACIFILSKGKKEDKYRDRSGETLFVDARDLYESVDRTQNRLDSEHIQKIANTVRAYRGEDQVEEYEDEKGFCKVSKIDNISDNRYTVTPSRYVGVKTSEDDEQPFEKKMERLSAELRENFQKSNELQEKIEKSLQEVGF from the coding sequence ATGGCTATTGCGGGAGATTCTAACGGCGAGCTTGAAAAGAAACTCTGGGAAACCGCTGAAAAACTACGAGGACCTGTTGACCCCTCCGAATACAAGGACTTCGCTCTCGGACTGCTGTTCCTCAAGAGCATGTCCGACTCCTTCGAAGATCGACGAAAAGAGCTCGGAGAGAAAACCCGTGACCCCGACTCCCGATACTACACTGAAGATGAGAAGGAACGCGAATACATACTAACTGACAAAGACGAGTACAAGCGAGAAAACGTCTTCTACCTTCCTGAAGAAACTCGCTGGCAGTACTTCGTCAACAATGCAACCGACCCCCAGATCGGGAAAAAGATTGACGACGCAATGCGTGCAATCGAAGACGAAAACCCTCGCCTCAAAGGAATTCTCCCCAAGGGTTACTCCCGATCTTCACTCTCCAGCAACTCCTCCGACGCCTTAGAGGGATTGATCAACCTCTTCGCAGATATCGATATGGAGGGGGAGAACGGCGAACAAGATGAGGACATCTTCGGCCGTATCTACGAATACTTCATCAAGCAATTCGCAATGGAAGGCGGCCAGAAAGGCGGTGAGTTCTACACGCCGAAAAGCGTAGTTGAACTCATGGTCGAAATCTTAGAGCCCTACGAAGGCCGGATCTTCGACCCCTTCAGTGGCTCAGGTGGAATGTTCGTCCAGAGCCAGAAATTCATAGAAAGTCACGGCGGAGACACCGACAAAATCTCCATCTACGGCCAAGAAGTGAAGGAAAACACTCTCCAAATCTCCAAGATGAACCTCTATCTCAGGGGTATAGACGGAAACATCAAACAGGGAGATAGCATCCTCAACGACCAACATAAAGGTTTAGAAGCAGACTACATCATCACGAACCCGCCGTTCAATATGAGTGAGTGGGGTAAGGACTCGATAGCAGATGATGACCCCCGGTTCAAATACGGGATGCCCCCATCCAACAACGCCAACTACGCATTCATCCAACACATGATACACCATCTCAACGACACAGGGATGGCAGCAACAGTCATGGCAAACGGCGCAATGTCTTCTCAGAATTCAGAGGGAGACATTAGAAAAGAGATTATAGAAGACGATCTTCTCGATGCAGTGATTGCACTTCCGAATGAACTCTTCTACACTACCAGTATCCCTGCCTGCATCTTCATTCTCAGTAAAGGGAAAAAAGAGGATAAATATCGGGATAGAAGTGGTGAAACGCTTTTTGTTGACGCAAGAGATCTTTATGAGAGTGTTGACCGCACCCAAAACCGGCTTGATAGTGAGCACATTCAAAAAATCGCGAACACGGTCAGAGCTTACAGAGGCGAAGACCAAGTTGAGGAGTACGAAGATGAGAAAGGATTTTGTAAAGTCTCCAAAATTGATAATATATCAGATAACCGTTATACCGTCACACCAAGTAGATATGTTGGTGTAAAAACTAGTGAGGATGACGAACAGCCTTTCGAAAAGAAAATGGAAAGACTTTCAGCTGAACTTCGGGAAAACTTCCAAAAGTCGAATGAGCTTCAAGAGAAAATTGAAAAAAGTCTTCAGGAGGTAGGATTTTGA